ATGAAAAAAATATTTCAAATGAACAACTGGCAACAGAAAATACAGATACAGAATTAATTTCTAATAATTCGGAAAATCCTGCATCTGAAGAAATTGCAGAAAATTTAAGAATAGAAGACAAGTTTGATTTACAAAAATTTGTTTCCTCAGGAAAATATAGCATTAATGGGAATCTTAAAATTTCAGCCCTTGACTTTTGGAATTTTTTAAATCTCCAATGTAAACCTGATATATTTCTTTCTTATTTTAATCTCAGGTATGATATTTTAGGTGAATTTACTGTAAAACCTTCAGAAAGAATAAATAAATTTGGAGATTTTAAATTTAATTTAAGTAAAAATTGGGATGTTTAATAAAATTTAGTAAAAAAAGATAAAAAAATAAGCTGCTTCATAGATATTTATGATACAGCTTTTTTATTATTATTTATTTTTTTATTTTCCACTCTTTTCTACAATTACTTTTAACGAATGCCAGCTTAACGTAGCACATTTGACTCTTGCAGGCATTTGAGCTACATACTCCATAAGTACTGCATCTCCTAGCTTTTTACTTTCTTCACTTGTCAGCTTTTCCTCTTGCTTCATCATTTTAAAAAATAAATCTACCTTTTCTTTTGCCTCTTCCATCGACTTTCCTTTTATCAAGTCAATCAGCATAGCCATAGAAGCTGTTGAAATGGCACATCCAGAACCGATAAATGCGGCATCTGTTATTATATCATTTTCATCAGTTTTTATTTCCAAAGTTAAGTCATCTCCGCAGTTTGGATTATGCCCCCTTTCAGCAAAAGTCGGATTTTCAATTTCACGGTTTAATTCTCTACGTCTACTGTATTCTAATATTGTCTGCTGATAAATTTTCTCTAAATTCATAACAACCTCCTTTTCCAATTTTTATTTTTTATTTTTCTCTACAATTCAAAAACTTCTTTTACTTTTAAAAGTCCTTCTATCAATTTATCAATATCCTCTTCGTTATTGTAAATGCTAAAACTAGCACGGCAGCACGATGGTATTCCCAGATAGTTCATCAAAGGCTGAGCGCAATGATGCCCTGAACGAACTGCCACATCATAGGAATCCAATATAAATGCCACATCGTGGGAATGTACATTTTTCACGTTAAAAGCGATAATTCCAGCATGTTCAACATCCTTTGTAAAATATGTTTCCACAAAATCTAATTTTTTCAATTTCTCCAAAGCATTTTTTGTAAGCGAATTTTCAATTTCATTGATTTTCTCATAACTTATTTCTTCAATAAAATTAATCGCTTCCTCCAAAGTTACAGCGCCTTCCACATTTTGAGTCCCGCCTTCAAACTTGTTAGGAAGCTGTGCAAATGTCGATTCCTGCTCCGTTACGAACTCAATCATATCTCCACCATACAAAAAAGGCGGCATTTTCTCAAGAAGCTCCTTTTTCCCATACATAACTCCAATTCCCATCGGTGTAAACAGTTTATGCCCTGAAAATACAAGAAAATCTGCATCTAAATCTTGAACATCGTGTCTAAAGTGCAGCATTGACTGTGCAGCATCCACAAGAACAAGTGCATTTTTATTTTTATTACGTGTGATTTCAATAATCTCTTTTATCGGTTGAATAACTCCTGTAACATTTACC
The DNA window shown above is from Leptotrichia wadei and carries:
- the sufU gene encoding Fe-S cluster assembly sulfur transfer protein SufU, yielding MNLEKIYQQTILEYSRRRELNREIENPTFAERGHNPNCGDDLTLEIKTDENDIITDAAFIGSGCAISTASMAMLIDLIKGKSMEEAKEKVDLFFKMMKQEEKLTSEESKKLGDAVLMEYVAQMPARVKCATLSWHSLKVIVEKSGK
- a CDS encoding cysteine desulfurase, with product MDYRKEFPIFKNRNNHYLDTAATSQKPKRVLDKIMEYYEKYNGNPGRGSHTLSMEASNLMANARKTVQKFINAKYPEEVIFTKNTTESINLIAYSYGMEFINENDEIILGVSNHHANIVPWQFVAKKKNAKIKFVYLTENGQFDIEDFKSKLSDKTKLVAISAVVNVTGVIQPIKEIIEITRNKNKNALVLVDAAQSMLHFRHDVQDLDADFLVFSGHKLFTPMGIGVMYGKKELLEKMPPFLYGGDMIEFVTEQESTFAQLPNKFEGGTQNVEGAVTLEEAINFIEEISYEKINEIENSLTKNALEKLKKLDFVETYFTKDVEHAGIIAFNVKNVHSHDVAFILDSYDVAVRSGHHCAQPLMNYLGIPSCCRASFSIYNNEEDIDKLIEGLLKVKEVFEL